The DNA segment AACCCTCATTATAACCTCCATGACCTCCGCCCCCAGGAGGGGCCTCTCCTCCGTCCTCAGCCTAACTATCCTCTCTTCAACATGCCTGGGCGGGTAGTCGAACTTAACCCTTACAACCCTGCGTAGGAAAGCGTCGCTGAGCTCGTTCTGCGCTATGTCCTCCGGGTTGCTCGTCATTATGAGCTGGAAGCCGGTGCCCCTAGCCCTGAACACCCTCCTAATCTCGGGGACGACTATCCTCCTCTTATCAATAATGTCGAGGAGCATGTTCTGGAACTCCTCGCTGCTCCTCCTCACCTCGTCAACTAGGACGCCGGTGTCTAGTATGAGGGCCGCTAAAAGGGGGCGGGGGACGAAGCTCTCCTCGTTGAACCCATGCTTCATAGCCATCTGCGGGTGGAAGTCCCCTATAACCTTGTACTCGTCATAGCCTTCGCTGCAGGGGAGTATGAAAGGCTTCCTCCCAGCCCACAGCTCCAGCAGCGCCTCACCTATCTCCGTCTTACCGGTGCCGGGGGGCCCCTCGAAGAGTACTGGCCTCCCGTTTAGGAAGGCGGCGTAAACCAGGGTGACAACCCTCTTGTCAACCACCAGCCTATACCTGCCCTCCAACAGCTTTACAGCAGCCTCAGGACTCCTAACCCTGCCTACACTGCTCTCAACAAGGGAGCCGTAGGCATCCCAAACCCTAGCCTCTATAGCGTCTTGAGCCGCCATAGACCCCGACATGACTCTCAAACCTTCCTAGGGTGGCCAGCCCTCCCAGGAGGATACCCCCAGGGCTCCACAGGGTATATAGAGTGGGGCGGCGGCTTAGAACTATTATGCCCTCCCCCCTTTATAGACGCTCTCAAGCCCTGCTACCCAGGAGCCCGGTTCGAACAGAGAGTCTCTAGCATACTCCGGCAGCATCTCGTCCAGCCGGTAACACTCCTCCCTGTAGGGGCATATACCACACTTCCTGGGGCTCCTGTTGGGGTAGGGTAGCACGCCCTCCGTCGCGAGCCTCATATCCTCCATGGCCCTCATAGCGGTGTACACCAGGTCCTCCCCCACGCTATACTCCCCCGAGCCGCCCCGGAGATAGACTATCCTAACTCGGGCGGCCCTCGCGCCGTTCCTCCTCGCCAACGCTATGGCGTAGGCAACCGCCTGGAGAAGGTCCGAGAGCCAAACCCCCTTCCTGGGACCCCTGCCGCTCTTCCTCTCCACAACAACAACCTCTCCATCCTCCATCCTCCACGAGTCGGGCCTCCCGGCTATGAGGTAGCCACCTACAGCCTCCTCAACAGGCTCCTCAGCCTTACCCCCCCTAATACTGTCCAGCAGGGCTGCGACAGCGTGGTAAACGGTTCCCGCCAACATCCTGAGCCTGGCTAAAAGCCCCCTTTCAGCCGGCATGTGGGTTTCGAAGAAGTAGAGGCGGGGGCAGTAGATGAAGGTTCTTAGCCTGCTGGGGGCTATCCTGAAGCGGCCGCCCTCCTCAGCCCTATCACCACCCTGTCCCCGTCTAGCTCCCACTCTCTAAGCACCTCTACCCCGCTGGGCGGCGTCCCCAGCTCCAGCCTCACAGCCCTCGTCTCCCTCTTAATGTAATCCTTTAAAGCGTTTACAGCCTCCTCCACATCCCCACTCCCCTCTATCCACACCTCCACATAGTCCTCCACGTTATAGCCCGCCTCCTTCCTCATTGCCTGTATCCTCCTCACAATATCCCTGGCCACACCCTCGAGCACCTCCTCCCTCGTCAGCCGTGTGTCCACAGCAACAAGGCCTAGGGGGGTGTCTCTCACCTTCAGCCACTCTGGGTACTCAGCCTTTAGGCTTACATCCTCCAGCGTGAGCCTGATCCTCAGCCCCTCGTACTCAGCCTCGTAAACGCCCTTCTCCGCGAGCAGCCTTCCTATCTCGCCGCCCCTCTCCTCTATGAGCCTGAGGACCTTAGGCATCTCCCTCTTAAACCTCGGCCCCAGCCTGCCGTAGTCTGGCTCTACCCTGTAGATCCTGGTGGCCTCCAGGGCGGAGGCCGGGGCGAACTCTATCTCCTTAGCGTTAGCCATGAGCCTTATCAGCCCCTCGAGCCTCCGCAGAGACCTCTCCGCCTCCTGGGAGGAGGCTGCTATTATAACCCTCCTGACGGGCCTCCTCAGCTTCAGCCCTGCCTCGTTCCTCGCGGAGAGTATGGCCTCTATAACCATCCTCGCCTTCTCCATATCCTCCTCGAGGGCGGAGTCGACTAGGTGATCCTCGGGCTCAGGCATGTCCAGCATGTGTATAGACTCCTCAGGCCTCTCCTCGGCCTCCCTGAACACCTTGATGTAAAGGTATTCGGCGGTGTAGGGTATGAAGGGGGCGGCCATGAGGAGCCACTCCCAGAGGACCTTGTAGAGGGTCGCGTAGGCAGCCCTCTTCGAGGGGGTGTCAACCTCCTCCCAGACCCTCCGCCTTATTATCCGGAGGTACCAGTGGCTCACGTCCTCTATTATGAAGCTCCTGAGCGCCCTCGCTGCATCGTGTATCCTGAGGTCCTCCATAGCCTCCATGTACCGCCTCTTGAGGCTGGCTAGCCTCGAGAGTATCCACCTGTCCTCCACCTCCAGGCTGTCCTCGATGTCGCCCAGGCCAACGCTCTTCGGGTCGAACCTGTCCAGCCCCATGTAGGTGCTTGCAAACGCGTAGACGTTCCATATGACTGTGAAGTCCCTCCTCATCAGGTCAAGCCCTTTCCAGCTGAACCTCAGGTCCTCCCACACCGTGTTCTGCAGCACCCAGAACCTCACGACGTCCCGGGGCACCTTGGATATCAGCTCTTCGAAGTCGACGTAGTTGCCCAGGCTCTTGTGCATCTCCTTGCCCTGCTCGTCTAGGGCGAACCCGTGGACGAGGACCCTCCTGTAGGGCGCCTCCCCGAACCCTATTACCCCGCTCCTCAGGAGGCTGAAGAACCACCCCCTTATCTGGTCGTGCCCCTCTACTATAAAGTCGACGGGCTTCAGCCTCTCCCACGTCTCCCTGTACTTCGGGTAGCCTAGGCTGGCGTAGAAAGCTATCCCGCTGTCGAACCAAACGTCTAGAACGTCAGGCACCCTCCTCATGGTGCCGCCGCACCGGGGGCACTTCAGCTCCACCCTGTCGACCCAGGGCCTGTGGAGGTTCTCGGGTTTCTCGCCCCCCATCGACATAAGCTCCTCCACGCTCCCGACAACGTGCTCGTAGCCGCAGGAGCCGCAGCGCCATACGGGGAGTGGTATACCCCAGTACCTCTGCCTGCTTATAACCCAGTCCCTCAGCTCCTTCAGCATGTTCATGAACCTTGTCTTAGCCCACCCGGGCTGCCACTCGACCTTCTCCGCCTCCCTCATAAGCTGGTCCTTGAGCCTTGTTACGGCGACGAACCACTGGGTGGTCGCCCTCAGGAGTAGCGGGGTTTTGCACCTCCAGCATACAGGGTACCTGTGCACTATCGTGGCCTCGTGGAATAGAGCACCCCTCTCCCTGAGGTCCTCCACTATAGCCCTATTCGCCTCCCCCCTGAAGTAGAGCCCCCTATACTTGCCCGCAGCCTCTGTCATGAACCCCCTCTCGTCCACGAGGGACACCACAGGGGCCCCTATCCTCTTGGCCACCTCATAGTCTACAGTCCCATGGCCCGGTGCCGAGTGGACTAGGCCTGAGCCCTCGTGGGGGGTAACAGCCTCCGGGGCCATGACGACCTTGTGCCACTTGGATAGTTCCCTCTGGGCGTCCACCACATCCTCCAGGGGGTGCCTATACCTTAGGCCCTCTAGCTGGCTGCCCTTGAGGACCTGGAGGACCTCGTACCCGCTGACCCCCGCCTCCCGCATTACATGCTCCAGCCTGGGCTTCGCTAGTATCAGCGTTTCACCCCCCACCCTCACCCTCACATACTCCATCTCCGGGTGAGCCATTACGAAGGCGTTTGCCGGAAGCGTCCAGGGTGTGGTGGTCCACACCAGGAGGTACTCGCCCTCCCGCCCCTCTACAGGGAACTTGACATATATTGAGGGGTCCTCCAGCTCCCTATACTCGGAGACCTCGTAGTCCGCCAGCGTGGTCTCGCAGCGGGGGCACCAGTGGAGGACCCTGTAGCCCTTGTAGAGCAGCCCCTTCTCCCAGGCCTTCTTCACAAGCCACCAGCCCGATTCTATGTAGTCGTCCCTGTAAGTCACGTACGGGTTATCCCAGTCCATGAAGACTCCTATCTCTTTGAACTGCCTTGTCATGGCCTCCATGTTCTCGTCGACGAACCTCTTACACGCGGCTATGAAATTCTCGACGCCAACCCTTTCCTCTATCTCCCTCTTAACCCTCACACCGAGACTCTGCTCTATCTTAACCTCTATCGGCAGGCCGTGGGTGTCGTAGCCGGGCTTGTCCCACACATTATGGCCAGTCATCCTGTAGAACCTTAGAACGACGTCCTTTACAACCTTGTTCCACGCCGTCCCTATGTGTATGGATTTCGCCGACGCGTATGGGGGGCCGTCGAGGAAGTAGAACTTCTTGGAGGCCCTGGAAGACTTCTCCTTAACCTTACGGTATATGTTATTCCCCTCCCAGTAGGACTTGACAAACGACTCTAGGGCGAATTGGTCGTACCTCTCACCCTCAAGAACCCTCGGCACACTACCCACAGCCGGGCACCCCCAAAGACAATTCTCCCTAACCGTTTAATAAAAACTGGGCGCAGAGGCGCTGAGGACCTCCTTGGCCCCCTCCTACCTGGTGGTGTCGATCCACTCCACCTTAACGCCGAAGACGCTGTCTCCATGCGACTTAACGGCCTCCTCAATCTCGGCCTCCCGGCCTGGCTCTCCCAGGAGGACCTCGACGAACCTGAACTCCCTGACCACGGTGGAGCGGTGGTCTCTAACCTCAACCCCAAACCTGCTCCTAAGCTCCTCCACAATTCTACTGTGTACATCGTCGTTATAGGTGCTGTAGTAGACTCTGTAGAGCCTTATGCCCGCCGTCAACAGGTGGTCCC comes from the Aeropyrum camini SY1 = JCM 12091 genome and includes:
- a CDS encoding AAA family ATPase; this translates as MSGSMAAQDAIEARVWDAYGSLVESSVGRVRSPEAAVKLLEGRYRLVVDKRVVTLVYAAFLNGRPVLFEGPPGTGKTEIGEALLELWAGRKPFILPCSEGYDEYKVIGDFHPQMAMKHGFNEESFVPRPLLAALILDTGVLVDEVRRSSEEFQNMLLDIIDKRRIVVPEIRRVFRARGTGFQLIMTSNPEDIAQNELSDAFLRRVVRVKFDYPPRHVEERIVRLRTEERPLLGAEVMEVIMRVVERLRTSNISHKPGTSESVAWARMAQSIASLKGRERVSLEDLAEAAEAVLVKRVDDEEVVREVLGEALNV
- the cas4 gene encoding CRISPR-associated protein Cas4, with product MGARRGQGGDRAEEGGRFRIAPSRLRTFIYCPRLYFFETHMPAERGLLARLRMLAGTVYHAVAALLDSIRGGKAEEPVEEAVGGYLIAGRPDSWRMEDGEVVVVERKSGRGPRKGVWLSDLLQAVAYAIALARRNGARAARVRIVYLRGGSGEYSVGEDLVYTAMRAMEDMRLATEGVLPYPNRSPRKCGICPYREECYRLDEMLPEYARDSLFEPGSWVAGLESVYKGGRA
- the ileS gene encoding isoleucine--tRNA ligase, giving the protein MGSVPRVLEGERYDQFALESFVKSYWEGNNIYRKVKEKSSRASKKFYFLDGPPYASAKSIHIGTAWNKVVKDVVLRFYRMTGHNVWDKPGYDTHGLPIEVKIEQSLGVRVKREIEERVGVENFIAACKRFVDENMEAMTRQFKEIGVFMDWDNPYVTYRDDYIESGWWLVKKAWEKGLLYKGYRVLHWCPRCETTLADYEVSEYRELEDPSIYVKFPVEGREGEYLLVWTTTPWTLPANAFVMAHPEMEYVRVRVGGETLILAKPRLEHVMREAGVSGYEVLQVLKGSQLEGLRYRHPLEDVVDAQRELSKWHKVVMAPEAVTPHEGSGLVHSAPGHGTVDYEVAKRIGAPVVSLVDERGFMTEAAGKYRGLYFRGEANRAIVEDLRERGALFHEATIVHRYPVCWRCKTPLLLRATTQWFVAVTRLKDQLMREAEKVEWQPGWAKTRFMNMLKELRDWVISRQRYWGIPLPVWRCGSCGYEHVVGSVEELMSMGGEKPENLHRPWVDRVELKCPRCGGTMRRVPDVLDVWFDSGIAFYASLGYPKYRETWERLKPVDFIVEGHDQIRGWFFSLLRSGVIGFGEAPYRRVLVHGFALDEQGKEMHKSLGNYVDFEELISKVPRDVVRFWVLQNTVWEDLRFSWKGLDLMRRDFTVIWNVYAFASTYMGLDRFDPKSVGLGDIEDSLEVEDRWILSRLASLKRRYMEAMEDLRIHDAARALRSFIIEDVSHWYLRIIRRRVWEEVDTPSKRAAYATLYKVLWEWLLMAAPFIPYTAEYLYIKVFREAEERPEESIHMLDMPEPEDHLVDSALEEDMEKARMVIEAILSARNEAGLKLRRPVRRVIIAASSQEAERSLRRLEGLIRLMANAKEIEFAPASALEATRIYRVEPDYGRLGPRFKREMPKVLRLIEERGGEIGRLLAEKGVYEAEYEGLRIRLTLEDVSLKAEYPEWLKVRDTPLGLVAVDTRLTREEVLEGVARDIVRRIQAMRKEAGYNVEDYVEVWIEGSGDVEEAVNALKDYIKRETRAVRLELGTPPSGVEVLREWELDGDRVVIGLRRAAASG